TGAAAACTAGAATAGAAAATTTACAAATATTAAAGATAGCACTGATAGAGAATGTCTAATATACGAATACAAGTAAACACTACTCCAAATTACTGCATCTGCTCCTAGTATTGCATATAGCATTAGATTTAGAGTGCTTGTAAATCATAACTGTTACATATAAATCTTGGTGCTCAGAGGGTGATTTAAAGGATCACCAGCTCGACTCCTTGGGGAAATTTTCCTTGTAGCTGCCGCCAAGCCCGACTTCTGGCTCTTCGCTCAACTTTGGAACTCTTATGATCGTAAAAAGGACTAATGATGAATTTCTCGAGCGCTAAAGAATATTCAAGAAGGTAATTTGTAAATTCTTCATCAGCTCTACCCCCAAGATAACCTTCATATCTGACCACTTTGAGATGTTGGAACGGACTGTGAAACCATAGGGATATAATAGTTCTATCATAGATCCTTGTATCATACCACTtaatctgaaaaagaaaaaaaaaataatacaattatacTCTGAAATATAGTGGAGTAACTCATTCCTTTATAATCTGAATCAGATATTGAAGGTGTGTATTTGAATTTTGAGGGATGAATGAAAGAAATGGGTTTATTATTAGTGAATTTCACAAGGATATAGATTATGCTAATCCTTCATTAGACACGGTATTGTAAAATACTATAACAGTACTACATTCCTCTGCAAACATCCAACATTAGTTTCCAGGTAGAGGTACAAAAGCAAGACATGATACATAACATATATAGTCTCAAGTACCCTCATTGAGTCCTAAAGATTGAACACCTGATCAAAACTAAAAGGGCGCATTAATTTAACCatatttcaaaagaaaaagaataagccTCTACCTTGATCTCGAACATTTCGAGGTATGGAGATGCCTGCAGAAAGGGAGTAACTCCAAGTGGAGTATTATCCGTAGCGCCGCCAACAGTCAGTATAAGCCATTTGAGGTTGTTGAATTTCGGAAAAGAATGATCAAAATCAAGACACTGAGGAAGATAAAACAGTTAGAAAGAAGTCGAAAAAATAAGGCACCAGAACTTTCTTTTAGGGAAGTGGGAAATCGCTTACCCTCAATTGGAGAGAATTAGCTTCAAGTGAAAGCTTCACCACTTGGTTGAATTTTGTCGTAATCAAATCAACGGGTCTAAGAAGCGATCCATGAAAAACCTTAAGCTGAAGGTTAACAACTGAAGAAACATTCTCTAGACGCAAGTTTGTTTCCTCCGTTCCCATAAAACTAAAAGAGATAAGATTGGCATTACAGATCTCCAAGTAATCTATCTCGCATAAATATATCTCCAAATGCTTCAACTTGAGGGAAGGACCAATTTCCAAATGCTTCAATACCCGAGAATATCTTATAGATAATTGTTCAAGAAGAGGGCAGTTGGAGAGAAACAAATTGGCAACTTGATTGCACACATCAATACTTTCTAGAGTTAGACTTTTGAGAGCCCCGAAGCCAAAGAGTGAAGCATCACCACTACCGTGATTTAAAAGTTCAATGGGAATGGAATATCGATCATGTTTTAACCAATATTTGACTGGCAAGAATAGTTTAAGGCTTTCGAACTTCTTTGATGATGCCAACTTGAGCCACTTATCAATTTCATATTTGAAACTATTTTCAAAAGGAAAACAGAGATTGAATTCTTCTAAAGTATGAGATGTGTGTAAATTCAGAACTTGATTAATACAATTGATATTCCTCAGCCTTTCCTTTTTAAGAAAATCTGAATTTGTCCGCGTTTTATATGGAAACTTTGAGATTACATCAAAGTTTAGACGTGTGACATGCATCCAAAGGTATCGCCATCGACTTGAAAGGGAACTTGCGCGTACCGCTTCTCTCAATGTCAACTGAGAAAGAATTGATACAAGAATTTCATCCGGCAACTGAGAAAGCCTATCCTCCATTACTATATCTATATGGCTGGAGtagcaattattattattttgctcATACTCTGACAACAACGGCAACAGGCAAAACGTCTCCTCCATTACTACATTGCTAGAGTCGCAAATAGTATTATTTTGTTGATACTGTAATAATTTCGTGAATACATCCCAGTACAATTTGATGTGAGACTGCAATAAATGAAGCCAAAGCAAAATAAAACAGTTTAAGCCAAAAGTTGATTGCTTTAAAATCGAAAGCAAAAAAAGAATCCGAGCCTTCATTATAATAATTAACTAGGTCAAAAGAAACACAGAAAACAAACTGTTTTATGATATATATATAGGGAAATCAACGAATAAAGAGACAGAAAGAGAGTTTACCTTTGTTATATTTGGGTGGATGTTACATATATATCCTCTACTACAGGAGGGAACTGCATCCCTTCTTCTAATCGGCTTAAAAGGAAAGAGCTTTCGTTCAATAAACGAATAAGCCACAGAAACTAAATCCATTCTTCAACGAAACAGTCCAATTTTCCTGTTACATAACATGTGTTCAACTTATAGAGCTTCTCCGAAACCAAGTTCGACTAGTCTATGGTTTCAAAATCTACCCAATTTGTTTCGAATTTGGTTTTATACGCTGGAAATAATTAAGCCCAATTCCTTTTGGATAAATATTTGGACAACTCGAGCACACGTAACAAAAGGTAAAAATTTGGTTTTAGACGCTTGCCAATTGGTTTTGGATTGAATTTTAAAGAATTATGattttcgtttcttttttttttttgcttttaggtATCTATACTTAACTATACTTATATTGATAaataaaaactttatttttcttagttttaTGGTTCATATGTTAATGAAatacaattaattaattaaagtatttcATAATATATATGTTAAATTATTTCTTTATACTGCATTTTtgtaatttgacacttaaaaaaCAGTTTATTAAGAAAATGATCAAATAactgttggaaaaaaaaaagaagcttaaATCAATTGACGTGGCTGCTATTATGAGTATACTAGTGAATGTTTTCGCGCTCTACGCGACTATAAATGATGTtagtaatttatttttttaaaattgtatacTTTGTTGAGATTGAGACTTTGTTTTTGTCACGTACATAGCATATACATACAAAAGCTAATTTGATAAattgatgaaatcataaatataaatatttttattagattttgattttctttcttccattAAATAGTAAAacttttgtttttctaaaattttctctcaaatataataaaacatgaaatgaaaagtacataaaccaaaatagaaagaggaaaagagaaacaAATATCAATGCAAGTTACAATATGGTCAGATACTTCTTTTcatattctttttaatttttccattgttttatttttttcgattATATTCCTTAATCTCCTCTTCGATTCTGGAAGGCCAATAAAAATAAGGTGAAAAtactaaaatatattaaaatcatAATCGAAAATAATGATAAATTTTCTGTAAGTAATTTTTTTATCTTAATAATCTCTGAAACAATGGATCTCAGCATGTAAATGCCTTTATCGTTGAGCTTCTTCCTGCAACACTGTTATTTGTGGAATTAAGCCTGTTTTTTAATCAACTATGCATTAGGGAGAAACATATGTTTACATATATAGGTAACACATCTTCTAACCTTAAGGCAGTAGAACAATGGTCTTGCTATACCATATTGACACTTATTTCTATTATATAGAAAAGCCATGATTGGTCGACCaaattgtcattttatttttcatacACTACCACATAATTCTAGAACCGTCCAcactttcatcttctttcctAACTCTCTCACTTTCCCTTCATCTTCTCGGCTTGGGGTTTTACCACAATTTTTTCTTAAATCTTCTTCCACTTTTTTTAGTTCATCCTCCTCTCTTTCAATCTTCTGTTCATTACTTTTTTTAAGGGATTTCTTCCTATTTTATCAGTTTCTTGCTTGAAATATCTACATTTATGGGTCTTCTACTTTGGGTGTTACAAGGTTCAGGTTAGTGTGtcagctattttttttttcaaattttcttctattttatttcatttttttgtctGCTATTAtccgttgttattgttgttatttattttggattttctcTTCTGATGTTCTGCATTTTTGTCTTCATATGCAACCTGTATCAATATAATACTTCTGCTTTAATTTGTGGTCTAAACGATTGGTTAAATCTTCAGTTAAATttgatttaagttttttttttcatttggttttcttgctttttctttttgCCTCTTCTTGGTAGAAGAACACTTCTAATAGAACTGGGTTTAATATGGGGCATGCGGGTGCTGCTACCTGAAACCTAAATTAGTTTTAATTGGGTTTTGTTACATTTTTAGGTAACACTTTTTGTGCCACAAGTGTTTGATGAATTTATTGAAAGAAATTACTTCTACATTGAACTTCTAGATTCTCCCTTTTTGAAGCTTGAGTTTTGATAGATCATGGCTATACAGTTTGTGCGTTCAAAAGCAATGTAATCTGTTTGGCAGACAACTTTCTATCCTTATGGTCTCTCCATCTCGAGGAGTTAATCACTTGCAATATACATCGCGTCTTCTTTCACCGGAAAAGGACAATCCAGAAGAACTTTATATCTCTGCCATAAAATCCAGTCATATCTCAAAAAATTAAATATAGCCTACTAGtctatctttctttcctttttgttatAATGGTGGTGATAACAACTTCTCATTTCTCCcgtttttctctatttatttagATGAACCGACAAAGATAATGTATTTTTCACGTGTTGTGGAAAGACTTTACATTGATTAATAATTATAGAAAGATCACCTACCGCATTGCTTTGTCAtcatttggtattttcaaatTTAATAACTACCGAAGCagaacaaaaattagaaaattgttAATTTTGTGTTAAACTTAAAACACATAACCTCTCCAACCATCATAATTCATCTAACTTATTATATAAATGAGTATGATTGCAATCGCTTACTATCATTTCTCCTTTATCTATCTTCTTTTCAATTTCTTACTTTGCAGAGAATGTTCAAGTTTTGTTCTCACTTTGAATTTATCTTATTGAAACAGGTTTGTACTCAAAAGATAGAAATATATTTACCTGCCATGGTCATGGAAGACTTAATGCTCCTCCTCCATCACTCTCAGAAAGGTTATGAATTATCTATATTGGTACATTTTCTTCTCCACGTATTATGTTTATCTTTATGACGGTAATTCTAAATCTCTGCATATTGTTTGTTTGGCGTGCTTGCTTTTGTGCTTTAATTTAAAGTGAAACTCTTTCTAAATAAAGAAGTATGACATTCTTTTTGGAACTGATTAAAAAGAAATATaacacataaattgggacggagaaATTATGTTTTATTTGTGAATTACAACACAATTACTCTATACCACACTGCACTATTTCCATGAGATACTTTTGTTCTATGAGTTTATGCACTAAGATTGAGTACAAACAGAGAAAGGATGGTTTAGCATGATTAATGTGGAGTTATTTAATAACTGTTATATGATATAACTTGTTATTTTCTTTGTTCATAAAACACATCTTGATGCCAAGGACAAACCaaaaaattaagaaagaaaaatttattACCTGGACTGAGTCCGTTTCAAACATCTTGTGCTCTTGCGTACACTACTAAAAAAAGTATAATTCCGTCCGCTATTTCCGACCGAAATCATTCGGAAATTgataatttccgaccgaattccgACCGATTTTAATTGGTCGGAAAAACAATGGTCGCAAACGtgtaccgaccgaaatcggtcgaaaacATCAAAGCGTTGACTGACTGTCAAACtttaatttccgaccgaaatcggtcggaaataattaaatatttttttttaattttcaaatttctgaccgaaatcggtcggaaactattattattattattatttttcattttcattttccgacagaattcggtcggaaatttaaaataataataattttatttaattaaataattagttgtaaattgtaataaattgttaatttatttataaaaataaatataaattcataatttccgaccgaattcggtcggaaatttcaaTAAACTGGAGAATTTATTtgcaatttccgaccgaattcggtcggaaatctGGGTAAAAACTGCGCAAAAATGCCTATTTttgagctacaccacctgccaattacaaccaatatccatcctatAATGGCAGCATTACATTGTTGCCATTCAACCATAATTAATCAACAATAATTAAtatactaacaacaacaacaacaattaactaaCAAAAACTATTAACTACACTAACAACCATTATctaacaacagcaacaacaactaaTTACAACCACAACAACTAATAACAACCACAACAAGAACTACTAAaatgttcaataacaaaataaaaatataatcatcattcaaaactagTCTCAACTAAATATTGACAAGTTCAATACTTTgtttagcaatacacaccattcaATGAGTTTTTTATCTAgcatcatctccatcttcattCCTAGAACCTGCAACATagcaattatattaaataaacaagagTAGCTATTCTCTTCCCTTAGTGGATGACTAAcggcctctaactgttcataaaaatattttacctcttcGTTAGGAGGTTGTTCAACACTTTCATGGGTTTCAAaatcgaagtgcatcccaaaagcatccgcaaccatttcatggtatctaggatgttgaacgttattctccaccgacctactactttcaccaacaactacattatgaaatacaccatcactaccatcaatctctccatgactagtccacacaaaataattatccataaatcCTTTTTTATAAAGATGAGCCTTAACATCCTCCGATCCAAAAAATTGCAAACACTTGCACTTCACACAAGGACACCTAATCAACCCTCCAATCCGAAACGgttcaagtgacattgcatgcgTAATAAATTCCTTAACCCCTTCTATAAATTACTTCCTTAAAAACCGatgattaggataattcctattatacatccaactacgatattccatctacataaagaacgaataaattatattaatcatagttcaaattaatttatagaattaagttacataataaactttagttacaatataattaatttaaataatttcagtgcttattaatttaaaagttcatatatatccctaaaataataataatcttcTAACATAGATAATGCTATCATAAGCATAATCAATAGGGGTAAACCCTAAATCTAATTAATCATTAACTAAACTCTAGTTTATACAATAGAagaattaaaattacttaaattaaaaaatatagatAACTAACCTTGAAAGAGAAGAGAGGGGGTTTGATTTTGGGTGCTAAAAGCAGTGGGTGGTGGTGGCGGAGGAAGCAGTGGTGGCAGCCGGCGGCCGAACAATGGCGGGGGAGGGGAGGGAGACGATGGGGGGCTTTGATTTTGGGTGAGGAGGGAGACAAGAGTTGATTTTGGGTGGAAATGCAACTAGAAAGGAGATGATGAGAAATggaagagagatagagaaaatggaaaaatggGGAAGAACCCCGTCCCTGGCAGATCTAAATTGGAAATTTCCGGCCGAAATCGGTTGGAAAATTCGGTCGGAAATATTAAGTGACATTTGACCGTTTGAGCATGccatttccgaccgaaatcggtcggaaatatttagttaatatttaataattagttaactacttattatatatatatatatatatatatatatatatatatatatatatatataagtattaaatattatttatttaaaagctcaatattatttacacacacaaatatatagtatagtataatatatatatatatatatatatataatgtagtatatatactaagtgtatagtatataaactatattcgatataacattagctatattaagatgtCATAATTAATATTTTGTCAAAGGAGtctatttccttttctttctttcttttttattttatataattacctacggtgaattatatatatatatatatataaaagctctttattatttacacacacaaatatatagtatagtataatatatatactaagtgtatagtatataagctatattcgatataacattagctatattaagatgtgtatagtatataagctatattcgatataacattagctatattaagatgtgtatatatatatatatatatatatatatatatatatagtataatgtagtatatatactatttaaaAGCTCAATATTATttacacacacaaatatatagtatagtataatatatatactaagtgtatagtatataagctatattcgatataacattagctatattaagatgtgtatagtatataagctatattcgatataacattagctatattaagatgtgtgtatatatatatatatatatatatatactacaaaacattatatatatatatatataaaagctctttattatttacacacacaaat
This DNA window, taken from Nicotiana tabacum cultivar K326 chromosome 15, ASM71507v2, whole genome shotgun sequence, encodes the following:
- the LOC107798451 gene encoding F-box/LRR-repeat protein At3g03360, with amino-acid sequence MEETFCLLPLLSEYEQNNNNCYSSHIDIVMEDRLSQLPDEILVSILSQLTLREAVRASSLSSRWRYLWMHVTRLNFDVISKFPYKTRTNSDFLKKERLRNINCINQVLNLHTSHTLEEFNLCFPFENSFKYEIDKWLKLASSKKFESLKLFLPVKYWLKHDRYSIPIELLNHGSGDASLFGFGALKSLTLESIDVCNQVANLFLSNCPLLEQLSIRYSRVLKHLEIGPSLKLKHLEIYLCEIDYLEICNANLISFSFMGTEETNLRLENVSSVVNLQLKVFHGSLLRPVDLITTKFNQVVKLSLEANSLQLRCLDFDHSFPKFNNLKWLILTVGGATDNTPLGVTPFLQASPYLEMFEIKIKWYDTRIYDRTIISLWFHSPFQHLKVVRYEGYLGGRADEEFTNYLLEYSLALEKFIISPFYDHKSSKVERRARSRAWRQLQGKFPQGVELVIL